A single genomic interval of Natator depressus isolate rNatDep1 chromosome 16, rNatDep2.hap1, whole genome shotgun sequence harbors:
- the NDUFA8 gene encoding NADH dehydrogenase [ubiquinone] 1 alpha subcomplex subunit 8, whose amino-acid sequence MPGSLEVPLLEELEVPEVGVSSSVLKAAAHHYGSQCDKPNKEFMLCRWEEKDPRKCLKEGKQVNQCALEFFRKIKAHCAEPFTEYWTCIDYTNLQELRRCRKQQLAFDNCVLENLGWVRPDLGELSKVTKVQTDRPIPENVYHSRPRPEPSPPIEGDLKPAKYGSRLFFWNW is encoded by the exons ATGCCGGGCTCGCTGGAGGTGCCCTTGCTGGAGGAGCTCGAGGTGCCGGAG GTAGGCGTCAGCTCCTCCGTGCTGAAAGCTGCAGCCCATCACTATGGCTCGCAGTGTGACAAGCCCAACAAGGAGTTCATGCTGTGCCGCTGGGAGGAGAAGGACCCCCGGAAATGCTTAAAGGAAGGAAAGCAGGTCAATCAGTGTGCACTGGAGTTTTTCAG GAAGATTAAGGCACACTGTGCAGAACCTTTTACTGAATACTGGACTTGTATTGATTATACCAACCTTCAAGAGCTTCGTCGTTGCCGAAAACAGCAGCTGGCATTTGATAATTGTGTGCTGGAGAACTTGGGCTGGGTGAGACCTGATCTGGGAGAGCTGTCTAAG GTCACAAAAGTGCAGACAGACCGACCTATCCCTGAGAATGTCTATCATTCCAGACCAAGACCAGAGCCAAGTCCGCCCATTGAAGGAGATTTGAAGCCTGCTAAATATGGCAGCAGGCTTTTTTTCTGGAACTGGTAA